CCAGTCCGACCCGAATTTTTCGCTGAATATCACTCCAATGTGGTCCAACGCTTTCTTCCAGGTGGACTGATAGCTCAGTTTTAGCACATCTTCCAAAAAAGGAACCAAAGAACGAAGGAAATCTTTTGGAAGATAAGCTTTTGCGCCTAATTCAATGGATTTTTTCAGCGCCTCAGGATTCACGGCATGGGCCGTCAACATAACTGCCGGTAATCCTTCCAAGGTAGCGATCTGCAACAGGTCGAATCCCCTGACTCCCATGATGTCCAGGATTACCAAATCATAGGAGTAGGAAACCAGAAGTTGCCGTGCCTTTTCAAATGTAGTGGCAGTGTGCAGCGTTACTTCAGGATAATCGGAAAATAACTCCTGGATGATTTCCAGCACATCCGGTTCGTCGTCAACCGCGAGTATCAGCTTGTCTTTCCATATTTCAGGACGGGCCATTTGCATTCCTCTCTTTGGAAATCACGTGACATTGATGCAGCGAAACAGTCACAGATAGAGTCTTGTCAGCCCTTGTGGCAAGAGTTCAGCCTCCTCAAGGTTATCCCTTCTTGTCTTTTTCCATCTTTCGGCGCTCCTCGTCTCTGATTTCTCTGCGCAAGAGTTTACCGACTTTCGATTTGGGCAGCATGTCCCGGAATTCGATATAGGACG
The sequence above is a segment of the Desulfomonile tiedjei DSM 6799 genome. Coding sequences within it:
- a CDS encoding response regulator; this translates as MARPEIWKDKLILAVDDEPDVLEIIQELFSDYPEVTLHTATTFEKARQLLVSYSYDLVILDIMGVRGFDLLQIATLEGLPAVMLTAHAVNPEALKKSIELGAKAYLPKDFLRSLVPFLEDVLKLSYQSTWKKALDHIGVIFSEKFGSDWRKSEEHFWNDFEKKLSLDEPTIIK